The genomic stretch TTGCCAAGCCCACCGTGGCCGCGATTCACGGCACCGCGCTCGGCGGCGGCCTGGAACTCGCGATGGGTTGCACGTACCGCGTGGCCGTCAAGGACGCCCAGGTCGGCCTGCCCGAGGTGAAACTCGGCGTCCTGCCCGGTGCCGGCGGCACGCAGCGGCTGCCCCGCGTGGTCGGCGCGCAGAAGGCGCTGGAGATGATGCTCTCCGGCAATCCGATCCGGGCCACCGAGGCGCATCAACTCGGCCTGATCGACCGGATCGTCGACGGTGACCTGCTCGCCGGGGCTGTCGAGTTCGCGCGTGAGATGGCCGACGCCCGGCCCCTGCCGCGCATCAGCGACCGCCCCGTGGAGGGCGCGAGTCCCGAGGTCTTCGCTGCGGCCCGCGAGGGCATCAAGAAGAGCCACCGCGGCCAGCTCTCACCGTCGCTGATCATCGACCTCGCGGAGATGGCCGCCACCGTCCCCTTCCAGCAGGGCTGGGACGCCGAGGCCGGGAAGTTCATGGAGGCCAAGGACTCCCCGCAGTCGCGCGGCCTGCGCCACATCTTCTTCGCGGAGCGCGAGAGCGCCAGGATTCCCGGAATCACGAAGGACACGCCCACCACCGAGATCAAGTCGGCCGGGATCATCGGGGCGGGCACCATGGGTGGCGGCATCGCCATGAACTTCCTGAACGCGGGCATCCCCGTGACCATCGTGGAAACCGCACAGGACGCCCTCGACCGCGGCCTGGCCGTGATCCGTCGCAATTACGAGAACACCGCGAAGAAGGGCCGCATGACCATGGACGACGTTGAGACGCGCATGGGCCTGCTCACGCCCACCGTCGACATGACCGCCCTGAAGGACGCCGACATCATCATCGAGGCCGTCTACGAGAACATGGACGTGAAGAAGGACATCTTCACGAAACTGGACGCCATCGCCAAGCCCGGCGCGATCCTGGCGAGCAACACCAGCACCCTCGACGTGAACGAGATCGCCAGCGTCACGACGCGCCCCGAGAGTGTGATCGGCCTGCATTTCTTCAGTCCCGCGAACGTCATGAAGCTGCTGGAGATCGTGCGCGCCGACAAGACCAGCGACAGCGTCCTGGCGACCAGCATGGCCCTCGCCAAGAAGATCAGGAAGGTGGGCGTGGTCGTCGGCGTGTGCGACGGCTTCGTCGGCAACCGCATGGTGCACCGCTACGGCGACGAGGCGCGAAAGATCGTCGAGGAGGGCGCGCGGCCCGAGGACGTGGACGCCAGCATGAACGCCCTGGGCCTCCCCATGGGCCCCTTCCAGATGAGCGACATGGCGGGCTTGGACATCGGCTACGCTATTCGTCAGCACCAGGCGAAGGTGGCGGGCAAGCTCAAGCCGGACGGCTGGCTCGACCGCATCGTGGAGCGTGGGCGCAAGGGCCAGAAAACCCAGGCCGGCATCTACGACTACGATGAGACCCGCCGGCCAAAGCCCAATGCCGAGATGCAGCAGCTCATCGAGGACTACCGCGCCGAGAAGGGCATTACACCCCGCGAGATCACGCCCGAGGAGAGCACGAAGCGCCTCGCCTACTCGCTGGTGAACGAGGGCGCGAAGATCCTCGAAGAGGGCATCGCCCAGCGCGCCGGGGACATTGACGTGATCTACATCTACGGCTACGGCTTCCCCGCGTACCGCGGCGGCCCCATGCAGTACGCCAGCGAACAGGGCCTGAGCAGCGTCGTGGCCGACCTAGAGAAGTACGGCCAGACCCCCGCGCCGCTGCTGAAGCGGCTCGCTGACGAGGGCAAGACCTTCGCGGATTACGACGCGGAGAGGGGAAGGGGGTGAGCGGTCACCGCAGAACCGTTTTCACTATTCCTTCCAATTCTGCGAACCGCTCAAGGCAGTCGTCGGTAAGGTCTGGAATCACCTTCTCGAGTTCCGAGTGAAGTAGTCCCAGCCGGTATTTCTCGTAAACCGGCAATTTCCCCTCAGATTTGAAATACCTAGTTAGATAACCCGCAATATTCGCATCTAGAAGTACTAAGTCGATGTGTCTCACGCTGGATGGGCAAGGAGGGTAGCGCCCTAACGAGTGCCATCTACTCTGCAATTCTGACCAGCCCATCTCCTCAATTCCGTCCGACATGTCCGACATGCTAGTCCTCAGTCGGGAATTGCCCGATCACCATAAGCCAACGAAGGAGCCATCCATATGCCCGAAGCTGTCATCGTCTCCACCGCCCGCACCCCCATTGGCAAGGCCTACCGGGGCTTCCTGAACGACACGCACGGCTCTGATATCGGCGCGCACGCCGTCACGCACGCGGTACAGCGGGCGGGGGTCGATCCGTCCGAGATCGAGGACGTGATCATGGGGGCCGGCAACCCGGAAGGGGCCACCGGCAGTAACATCGCGCGGCAGATCGCGCTGCGGGCCGGGTTCCCGGTGAGCGTGTCGGGCGTGACCGTGAACCGCTTCTGCTCCAGCGGCCTGAACACCATCGCGCTGGCCGCCAACCACGTCATGGCGGGGCAGGGAGACATCTTCGTGGCGGGCGGCCTGGAGAGCATCTCCCTGACGCAGAACGACCATGCGAACAAGTACCGCCTGCGCGGCGAGTGGCTGATGGAGCACAAGCCCGACATCTACATGCCCATGCTCCAGACGGCGGAGGTCGTGGCGCAGCGGTACGGCGTGTCGCGTGAGGCCCAGGACGAGTACGCGCTGATGAGCCAGCAGCGGACGGCGGCGGCGCAGCAGGCCGGGAAGTTCGACGACGAGATCGTGCCCATGACGGCCACCATGAAGGTGCAGGACAAGGCGACGGGGGAGATCAGCGACCGCGAGGTCACGCTGAAGCTCGACGAGGGCAACCGCCCGGACACGACGCTGGATGGGTTGCAGAAGCTCAAGCCCGTCATCGAGGGCGGCGTGATCACCGCCGGGAACGCCTCGCAACTGTCCGACGGAGCGGCGGCCGTGGTCGTCATGAACGCCGACGTGGCGCGCGAACGCGGCCTGCAACCGCTGGGACTGTTCAAGGGCTTCGCGGTGGCGGGCCTGGAACCCGACGAGATGGGAATCGGCCCCGTGCTGGCCGTGCCGAAGCTCCTGAAGCGCCACGGCCTGAGCGTGGACGACATCGACCTGTGGGAACTCAACGAGGCCTTCGCCGTGCAGGCCCTGTACTGCCGGGACACGCTGGGCATCGACCCGGAGAAGTACAACGTGAACGGCGGGAGCATCAGCGTCGGACATCCCTACGGCATGAGCGGGGCGCGGCTGACCGGGCACATCCTGCTGGAAGGCAAACGCCGGGGCGCGAAGCACGTCGTCGTGACCATGTGCGTGGGCGGGGGCATGGGGGCGGCGGGACTGTTCGAGGTGCTGTAACCCAGGAGAGAAGCGGGAACTGTCCGACACGAGGGGCACGTCTACAATGCCCCTCATGTCGGACGTTTCCATGAACAGACCGGGCGAGGTGCGCCGCGATGACCTCGTGGCGTGGCTCAATGACTACCTGCAGGTCAGCACATTCAAGGATGTCAGCCTGAACGGCCTCCAGATCGAGGGCACGGACATCATCCGGCGGGTGGCGGCCAGCGTGGATACCAGCGTGAAGACGCTCCAGCACGCGGCGGACAGCGGCGCGGACATCCTGCTCGTGCACCACGGGCTGTTCTGGGGGAGGCCGTTGCCGATTACCGGGCCGCACTACCAGCGCGTGCGGACGGCGATCCAGGCTGACCTGAATCTGTACGCCTCGCACCTGCCGCTCGATGCCCACGCGGAGGTCGGGAACAACGCGATGATGGCCCGGGCCCTGAGCCTGACGGGCACCATGCCCTTCGCAGAGGTCGCGGGGAAGCAGATCGGCGTGGCCGGTGAACTGCCTTTCGAGCTGTCCCTGCAGGACTTCGCCGACCGCATCCAGAAACTCACGGGCGAGATCTGTCTGGTGCACAGCGGCGGCGGCCCCACCGTGCGGCGCGTGGGCATCTGCTCCGGCGAGGGCTCCGACCGGGTGGCCGAGGCGGCGGCCCTGGGCCTGGACACGCTGCTCACCGGTGAGCCGGCGCACAAGCACTTCAACGACGCCTTCGAGTACGGCATCAACGTGGTGTTCGCCGGGCATTACGAGACCGAGGTCTTCGGCGTGCGCGCCCTGGCGGCGAAGCTGGAAGACCACTTCGGCCTGCCGTGGCAGTTCCTGCACCACCCGACCGGTCTGTGACGGGGGTGTTCATCACCTTCGAGGGGCCGGAGGGCGCGGGCAAGAGCACGCAACTCGCGCGGCTGGTGCAGCGGCTCACCGCGGATGGGGTGGCGCACACGGTCACGCGCGAACCCGGCGGTACGGAACTGGGCACCCGTGTGCGGGACGTGCTGCTCGACCCGCAGCTCACCATCGACCCGCTCCCGGAGTTCCTGCTGTACTCCGCGAGCCGCGCACAGCTCGTGGCGAACGTCATCCGGCCGGCGCTGGGCAGGGGAGAGGTCGTGGTGTGCGACCGCTACGCGGATTCCAGCCTCGCGTACCAGGGGGCCGGGCGGGGCCTGGAGGCCGCGCTGCTGGACACCATCACGCGCGCCGCGACGGGCGGCCTGACCCCGGATCTGACCGTGCTGCTCGATCTCGACCCGGTGGTGGGCCTGGAGCGGGCGGCACGGCGTGGACAGCCCGACCGGCTGGAACAGGCGGATCTGATCTTCCACCGCCGCGTGCGGCAGGGTTTTCTGGAACTGGCCCACCGGACGCCGGGGCGGTTTCTCGTGCTGGACGCCACGCAGGATCAGGAAACCATCCACGCGGCCATCTGGGCGGCCGTGCACGCGCGGCTGGCGACTACCGCCTGACGCGCCCCTGCCCGGTCACGCCACTCTCGACCTTCACGCCGGGCACCTTGACCTCGAACATCGTGCCCCAGCGCTTGCCGGTGATCAGCAGGGTGCCGCGTTCGGGAACATAGGCGATGCCGTTGGGCACGTCGTCGAAGGTCAGCGGGCGGCCGCTCTGGATGGCCTGCATACTGGCCTGCCGGGTCAGATCGGACACGTCGATCCACGCCGTCACCTTCCCGGTCTGTGGGTCGATCCGGGCAATCCGGTCGCTGAGCCATATGTTGGCATAGACGCTGCCCTGTACGTATTCCAGCTCGTTCAGGTTCCTGAGGGGCTGTCCGTCGGCTGTGACCGCCAGCGACCGCGTGACCCGGAAGGTCTTGGGATCCCGCCACACCAGGGTGGCGCTGCCGCTGCTCATGATCAGCTGTTTGCCGTTGGTGGTCAGGCCCCAGCCCTCACCGGTGTAGCGGTACTGCCCGGTCTCCTTCAGGGTGGCCGCGTCGAAGGTGAAGGCCACGCCGTCCTGCCACGTCAGGTGATACGCCACGCCGGCGAGCACCGCGACCCCCTCCCCGAAGGCCGTGGCCAGCGGTGTCGGCACACTGCCCGTCACCCTGCCTGTCCTGAGCGTCACCCGCCGGACGCCGGATTCACCGACCTGGCCGGTGCTCTCGACATAGACCCCGTCGCCCACGTACTGGAGGCCCTGGGTGAAGGCGGCGCGGTCGTGCGGATAGCGGGCCACGACGGTGGGGGTGAGCACGGGCACGGACGCCGGGGGAGGTACCGTCTGGGCCACGGCGGCAGACGCCGCCAGCAGCGCGGTCAGGGCAGAGGCAGGATGGACGCGCACACCCTCATGGTAGAGGTCGCAGCGACCGGAGGTCTGACTCGTCTGCCCCGCGTGAAGGTCAGCTTCAGGACATGAGCGCCGCGTGGGCCGTGATCCGGACGGTCTCGTGAGGATCGGTGAGCAGCGGGGTCAGAGGCTCGTGTTCCTGCCAGCGGCCGAGCGCCCACGCGGCGGCCTCGCGCACCTCCCACGCGGGGTCGGTCGTGCCCGCCTGCAGCACAGGCCAGCCGGCAGGGTCGCGGGTGTTGCCCAGCACCGTCAGGGCATTGCGGGCCATACCCTTGCGGCGCGGGCGCAGGAAGGCGGTGCCGGCAAAATCCCGCTCGAACGCCCGTTCACTCACGCCGAAGAAGCGCGAGAGGTCGGGGAACGCGAGCTCCGGATCGGGCCGCAGCAGCCGGGCGAGCGGTCCGGCGTGCGTGCTCCACGGGCAGACCTCGCTGCACACGTCGCAGCCGAACAGCCACTCGCCCATGCCGGGGCGCAGCCCGTGGGGCACCGGGCCCCGGTGCTCGATGGTCAGGTACGACACGCACCGCCGGGCATCAATGGCCCGGTCGTCCCCGATGGCATTCGTGGGACACGCCGCGACGCAGCGGAAGCAGCGCCCACAGCGGTCGGGGTGTGGGGCGGCCTCGCCCTCGAAGGGCAGGTCGGTCAGCAGCACTGCCAGCGTGACGAAGGCCCCGAGGCGCGTGCTGACCGTCATGCCCGACTTTCCGCGCCAGCCCAGGAAGCCTCCAGCCGCATACAGGCGCTCCATGACCGGGCCGTGATCCACGTATCCGCGTGCCCGGACGCCCAGCGCGGCCGCCTCCGTTTCCAGGCGCGTCAGGAGGGGCTGGAGCTGGTCGTGGTAGTCGGAGGTCCAGGCATAGCGGGCCACGCGACCGACCCGGATGCCGCCCAGCGGCTTCGGCGGCTCCGGGAAGGCGTGCGACACGCCCAGCACGAGCACGCTGCCCACGCCCTCCAGCCGGGTGGAGGGATCACGGCGGGCCGGGAACTGCCGCACCAGGTAGTCCATCCCGGCGTGACGGCCGGCCTCCAGCCAGCGGGCGTAGTCCTCCACGGCCGGCGCAGGCACCGCCGCCGGAGCCCACCCGACCGCGTCCGCCCCCAGGTTCTGGGCGAGGTCGGCCAGCGTCTCACGGGCATCCACGCACCGGAGTATGGCGGCAAGACGAATGGAGGATGGTGGCCGGGGCCGTTCCATCCTCCATCACCCATCCTCCAGCTTCTCTACAGGCTGGCCTTGGCGAGCGTCCACGCGTGTTCGAAGCTCTCGCCGCGTTCCGGGCGGGCCATCACGCGGCCCAGGCCCTCGGCCAGGGTCATGGAGGGCACGTTCACCTCGGTGGTGCGGCTCACGCCCTCCCACACGGCCTCGCAAGTGGCAGTGTCGCCGCCCTGCGCAGACAGGGTGAAGCGCACACCGTCACCCGAGAGCTCCATGCCGCACAGATCGCCGTTCTCGCGGCCGCAGCGGGCAGACTTGAAGGTCACATGGCGCAGATCCGGCCACTTCAGGGTGTCGGCCACGAAGCCTGCGAACAGGCGGGCCGGCAGGTCCTTGCGGCCCGAGTACCGCACGGTCAGGTGCGTGATGCGCGGGAGCTGCCGCGCGGCGTCGGGCGAATCGAACACCTGTGCCAGCGCCTCGCGCCACGGAGCGCTGCGGCTCCAGCCCAGGTCGGCCAGCGCATAGTGCCGCGCCGGGGGGATGTCCAGCGTCAGCGAGTCGCAGATGATCTGGTCGGCCACGTCGGTCAGCTCGTGCATCAGGACGCCGCCGGGGCGGGTGTCGGCGCCCCACCACACGTGGTTCACGGTCGCCGGGCGCAGCAGCGGCAGGATGGCGCCCTGGAGCTGCTGCGAGTTGGCGTCCAGGGTCAGGCGTTCCACGTACAGCCCGCCCGCCTGCGGCACCAGACTGGCATGCACCTTCAGGTCGTCGCTGCCGTCCATCACGCCGATGATCTGCCGGCCCGCGAAGCGCCCCTCCAGTCCGGCGAGCGCTTCCTCGACCCGCTTCACGTGGGCGTGGACGGTCAGGGCCACGATGTTCCCGGTGTACGCCCGCGTCTCCACGGCCGTCTGGGCCCACAGTTCGTCCAGCGTCGCCTGCGCCTTGCGGACACTGGTGTCCACCGGCCCCAGGCGTTTCAGGTCAGCAGCGTACGTCATGACGTGCTCCTGGCGGTGGGCGCGTGGCCCGCTGCACGCACCGCAGTCACAGCCGTCTCCAGCGCCGATCCGGGCCGATGAGCTCGTCGGCGGCCTCGGGGCCCCACGTGCCGGAGGTGTAGTTCGGGAACTCGGGCGCGTTCACGCCGTCCCAGGCCTCCAGGATGCCGCTCACGAGCTGCCACGCGTGGTCGACCTCGTCCTCGCGGGGGAACAGGGTCGCGTCGCCCAGCATGGCGTCGAGCAGCAGGCGCGAGTACGGGCTTTCGAGCTGCGCCCCGAAGGCGTCGTAGCGGAAGTCCATGACGACCTCGCGCAGCACCATCTCCTGCCCCGGGGTCTTGGAGCTGAACTTCAGGCTCACGCCCTCGTCCGGCTGGATGCGGAACGCGAGCACGTTGCGCTCCAGGCCGCCGGGGAAGATGCCCAGCGGCGGGCGCTTGAACACCACAGCGATCTCCGTGACCTTCTTGGGCAGCCGCTTGCCGGTGCGCAGGAAGAAGGGCACGCCCTGCCAGCGCCAGTTGTCGACTTCCAGCTTGACGGCCACGTAGGTCGGCGTGGGACTGTTCGGCTTGACGTTGGGTTCCTGCCGGTAGCCCGGCACCTTCTCGCCGTCCATGGTGCCGGGGCCGTACTGGCCGCGCACGGCGACCGACTTCACCCGCCCGCGCGGGATCTCCTTGACCGCCCGCAGCACCTTGACCTTCTCGTCGCGGATCGCGTCGGCGTCGAAGGCTGCCGGGGCCTCCATGGCGGTCAGGGCGAAGAGCTGCATCAGGTGGTTCTGCAGCATGTCGCGCACCACCCCGGCCTCCTCGTAGTACCCGGCGCGGCCTTCCAGGCCCAGATCCTCCGACGCGGTGATCTGCACGTGATCCACGTAGCCCCGGTTCCACAGCGGCTCGAAGATGGCGTTGCCAAACCGGATCGCCATGAGGTTCTGCACCGTCTCCTTACCCAGGTAGTGGTCGATGCGGTACACCTGCGACTCATCCCAGACGGTATGGATGGCGTCGTTCAACGCGCGGGCCGACGCGAGATCCCGCCCGAAGGGCTTCTCGATCACGAGCCGCCGCCAGCCCTCGGACTCGTCGGCCAGTCCCAGGCGGCCCAGGCCGCTCGAGATCGGCTCGAACAGGCTGGGGGGCGTGGACAGGTAGAACAGGGCGTTCTTGCGTCCGCCGTGCGCCTCCTCGGCGCGGTCGAGTTCCCGGCCGACCAGGTCGTACACCTCGTCCCCGGAGAAATCCCCGTACTCGTAGTACAGCAGCTCGCGGAACTTCTCCAGGTTGCCCGGCAGGATGGCGTCGGTCTCCTTGCTCTCCTTCAGGGCGGTCAGGGCGTAGTCCTTGAATTCCTCGTCGGTCATGGCCTGGCGGCCCACGCCGACGATGTTGAAGGCACTCCCCAGCAGCCCGTCCTGCCACAGCCCGAACACGGCCGGCAGCAGCTTGCGCCGCGCCAGATCGCCGGTCGCGCCGAAGATCACGAGCGTGGCGGGCTCCGGCGCACGGTTGCGGCGCATGTGCGCCCGGAAGGGGTTGTGGCCGTCGCCACCGGGCACGGCCGGCGGCACGCGCTTGCGGGACTTGCGGGTGCCCGCGCCCGGCTGGGCCACGCCGACGTCCTGGGCGGCCTCCTTCTGATCCACGGCGGCGCGCACGGAGCGTGCGCTGGCGGGTTTCTCGGTGCCCGCCGTCTTCCTGGCAGGAGTCGTGGCTGCAGGAGCGGCCTTCTTCGTACTGGGTGTGGCCGCCCCACGCTTCGCCGCACCGGATGTCGCCTTCTTCGTCATTCGGAGTCCTGTGTGCGCTGGTTGCCGGTCTCACCGAGCTGTTCGGCCTGGGAGCCGGTGCCGCCGGACGTGGCCGCCGGGATGTTCTCCGGCGCGGCCACCTTGGGGTGATCTCCGGCCTTGACCTCGGGCACCATGCCCTCCTGCTTGGGCGATTCCAGCGTCTTGACGGCGTGACCGCCGAAGGCCCGGCGCATCGCCGAGAGCATCTGCCCGGCGTAGCTGACCTCCTGCTGGCTGCGGAAACGCATCTGGGTCGCCAGCGTGATCACCGGCGTGGGCACGCCCAGCTCGATCGAGTCGATGATCGTCCAGCGGCCCTCGCCACTGTCGGCCACGTAGTCCGACAGGGCATCGAAGTCGGCAGAGTTCTTCAGGGCCTCGGCGGTCAGGTCGAGCAGCCACGAGCGCACGACCGAGCCGTGCCGCCACAGCTCCGCGATCTGCGCCATGTCCAGATCGAAGTCACGGTGGGCCTTCATCAGCTCGAAGCCCTCGGCGTAGGACTGCATCATGCCGTACTCGATGCCGTTGTGAACCATCTTGACGTAGTGGCCGCTGCCCGACGGCCCCATGCGGCCCCAGCCCCGGTCGGCGGCGGGGGCCAGCGTCTCGAACACCGGGCGCAGGCGCTCCACGGCTTCCTCGGGTCCGCCGATCATCATGGCGTAGCCCTCGGCCAGGCCCCACACGCCGCCGGACGTCCCGACGTCCACGAAGTGCAGACCCTGGGCCGCCAGCGCCTCGCCCCGGCGCTGCGTGTCGTGGAAATTGCTGTTCCCGCCGTCGATGATGATGTCGCCAGGACTCAGCCGGGCGGCGAGGTCGTCGATCACGGCCTGGGTGATCTTGCCGGCGGGCACCATGACCCACACGGCGCGGTGGCCGGGCTCCCCCAGCGCGGCGATGAACTCGTCCATGCTGCGGGCGCCCTGGGCCCCGTGCGCCTCGATGTTCCTCAGGGCGTCCTCGCTGCGGTCGTAGCCGACCACGTGATGGTTGCCCTGCTGCAGCCGCAGCACCATATTCCCGCCCATCTTGCCCAGGCCGATCATGCCGATCTTCATGTCCTCTCCTCCTGGCGTTCGGTACCGCTTCCAGCAGTCACCCGCCCTCGTCGGCATGATACGCGCGGTCACCGATACCGCCACGGCAACGCAGCTGAAGGAATCGTAAGGATGGCGGTTCAGGGACGTGTCCAACAGGACCAATGCAGGTGTAGGCAGGTGCTACCGTGATCCCATGAGCGTCCCCGCCCCTGCCCTGAATGCCGGCCCGCTCGACCGGGCCGCGACCGGTGCGCGGCTGAGCCCCGGTGAGATCGAGGCCCTGTACACCCTGCCCCTCCCGGACGTCGCGTCGGTCGCCACCGCCCTGCGGGCGGAGCGCCGCGACCCGGACGTCGTGACCTTCCTGATCGACCGCAACATCAACTACACCAACGTCTGCAACGTCGGCTGCAACTTCTGTGCGTTCTACCGCACGAAGCGCCAGAAGGACATTTACACGCTGGACTACGAGCAGATCAGTGCCAAGATCCGTGAACTCGAGGCCGTGAACGGCACGCGCATCCTGCTGCAGGGCGGCGTGAACCCGGAGCTGGGCCTGGAGTACTACACGGGTCTGCTGCGGCACGTCAAGGCGAACCACCCCACCATCCGGATCGACGCCTTTTCCCCGGAAGAGGTGCTGTTCATGGAGAAGACCTTCGGACTGACCCTGGACGCCCTGCTCGATACCCTGATCGAGGCCGGTCTGGACGGACTGCCCGGCGCGGGGGGCGAGATCCTGGAAGACGACGTCCGGGCCAAGGCGGCTCCAGCCCGCATCCGCAGCGACGACTGGTTCCGGATCATCGACGCCGCTCAGCGCAAGGGGCTGTACACGATCGCCACGATGGTCATCGGCTTC from Deinococcus sp. AB2017081 encodes the following:
- the mqnC gene encoding cyclic dehypoxanthinyl futalosine synthase; this encodes MSVPAPALNAGPLDRAATGARLSPGEIEALYTLPLPDVASVATALRAERRDPDVVTFLIDRNINYTNVCNVGCNFCAFYRTKRQKDIYTLDYEQISAKIRELEAVNGTRILLQGGVNPELGLEYYTGLLRHVKANHPTIRIDAFSPEEVLFMEKTFGLTLDALLDTLIEAGLDGLPGAGGEILEDDVRAKAAPARIRSDDWFRIIDAAQRKGLYTIATMVIGFGETYAQRAAHLVKIRDQQDRANREYGGNGFSGFAMWTLQTEHTRLHGKAPGATAHEYLQQLAIARIALDNIANIQASWPAQGFKVAQAALYYGANDLGSTMLEENVVSAAGGHGRHHATVRELIRIAVDAGFRPAIRNSRFEIIDWPDASAALRQSDSNPERERAVGASG